In Streptomyces sp. NBC_00704, a genomic segment contains:
- a CDS encoding MFS transporter: MGIETVRTATSGEEADSRRREQRGWYFYDWACSVYSTSVLTVFLGPYLTSVAKAAADPDGYVHPLGVPVRAGSFFAYSVSLSVIVAVVVMPLVGAAADRTGRKKPLLGAAAYTGAAATTAMFFLGGDRYLLGGALLIVANAAQSVAMMLYNSYLPQIAPPEERDAVSSRGWAFGYAAGSLVLVVNLVLYLAHDSFGVSESTAVRICLASAGLWWGGFTLIPLLRLRDRPVAARAEATAPGLRQLAATVRDMRRHPLTLSFLLAYLVYNDGIQTVISQASVYGSEELGLGQSTLIGAVLLVQVLAVAGALGMGRLARTYGAKRTILGSLAAWTLTLGAGYFLPAGAPVGFFLLAAAIGLVLGGSQALSRSLFSHLVPPGKEAEYFSAYEMSDRGMSWLGPLLFGVTYQLTGSYRDAIVSLVAFFLIGFVLLARVPVRRAIRDAGNPLPERI, encoded by the coding sequence GTGGGCATCGAGACCGTGCGGACGGCGACGTCCGGCGAAGAGGCCGACAGCCGGCGGCGCGAGCAGCGCGGCTGGTACTTCTACGACTGGGCCTGCTCCGTCTACTCGACGAGCGTGCTCACCGTGTTCCTGGGCCCGTACCTGACCTCGGTGGCCAAGGCGGCGGCGGATCCGGACGGCTACGTGCATCCCCTGGGCGTTCCCGTCCGGGCGGGTTCCTTCTTCGCCTACTCGGTGTCCCTGTCGGTGATCGTGGCCGTCGTCGTGATGCCGCTGGTGGGTGCGGCCGCCGACCGCACCGGCCGCAAGAAGCCGCTGCTCGGCGCGGCCGCCTATACGGGCGCCGCGGCGACGACCGCGATGTTCTTCCTCGGCGGCGACCGGTATCTGCTGGGCGGGGCGCTGCTGATCGTGGCCAACGCGGCCCAGTCGGTGGCGATGATGCTCTACAACTCCTATCTGCCGCAGATCGCCCCGCCGGAGGAACGCGACGCCGTCTCCTCCCGGGGCTGGGCCTTCGGCTACGCGGCCGGGTCGCTGGTCCTCGTCGTGAACCTGGTCCTGTACCTCGCCCACGACTCCTTCGGCGTCTCGGAGTCCACGGCCGTCCGCATCTGCCTGGCCTCGGCCGGACTGTGGTGGGGCGGTTTCACGCTGATCCCGCTGCTGCGGCTGCGCGACCGGCCCGTCGCCGCGCGGGCCGAGGCGACGGCGCCGGGGCTGCGGCAGCTCGCCGCGACGGTGCGCGACATGCGCCGTCATCCGCTGACCCTCTCGTTCCTCCTGGCCTATCTCGTCTACAACGACGGCATCCAGACGGTGATCTCCCAGGCCTCGGTCTACGGCTCCGAGGAGCTGGGCCTGGGCCAGTCCACGCTGATCGGCGCCGTCCTGCTGGTGCAGGTGCTGGCGGTGGCGGGCGCGCTGGGCATGGGGCGGCTGGCCCGGACGTACGGCGCGAAGCGGACGATCCTGGGCTCGCTGGCGGCCTGGACGCTCACCCTGGGCGCGGGCTACTTCCTGCCGGCCGGCGCGCCGGTGGGGTTCTTCCTGCTCGCGGCCGCCATCGGGCTGGTCCTCGGCGGCAGCCAGGCCCTGTCCCGCTCCCTGTTCTCCCATCTCGTCCCGCCCGGCAAGGAGGCCGAATACTTCTCCGCGTACGAGATGAGCGACCGGGGGATGAGCTGGCTCGGCCCGCTGCTGTTCGGGGTCACCTACCAGCTCACCGGCAGCTACCGGGACGCGATCGTCTCGCTCGTCGCCTTCTTCCTGATCGGATTCGTCCTGCTGGCGCGGGTACCCGTACGGCGGGCGATCCGCGACGCGGGGAACCCGTTGCCCGAGAGGATTTAG
- a CDS encoding RNA polymerase-binding protein RbpA codes for MSERALRGTRLVVTSYETDRGIDLAPRQAVEYACEKGHRFEMPFSVEAEIPPEWECKVCGAPALLVDGDGPEEKKAKPARTHWDMLMERRTREELEEVLEERLAVLRSGAMNLAVHPRDSRKSA; via the coding sequence ATGAGTGAGCGAGCTCTTCGCGGCACGCGCCTCGTGGTGACCAGCTACGAGACGGACCGCGGTATCGACCTGGCCCCGCGCCAGGCCGTGGAGTACGCATGCGAGAAGGGGCATCGGTTCGAGATGCCCTTCTCGGTCGAGGCGGAGATTCCGCCGGAGTGGGAGTGCAAGGTCTGCGGAGCCCCTGCACTTCTCGTCGACGGCGACGGCCCTGAGGAAAAGAAGGCCAAGCCCGCGCGTACGCACTGGGACATGCTGATGGAGCGGCGGACCCGCGAGGAACTGGAAGAGGTCCTCGAGGAGCGCCTGGCCGTTCTGCGGTCCGGGGCGATGAACCTTGCGGTACATCCCCGCGACAGCCGTAAAAGCGCGTAG